The proteins below come from a single Orcinus orca chromosome 6, mOrcOrc1.1, whole genome shotgun sequence genomic window:
- the LOC101287354 gene encoding beta-lactoglobulin-like, which translates to MMCLLLALGLALTCGTQAVSVIRTMEDLDIQRVAGTWHSVAMAASDISLLDTESAPLRVNVEELRPTPQGDLEIFLQKRDKDGCVKEKIIAEKTEIPAVFKINFLNENKIFVLDSDYTNYLLFCMENTADPERSLTCQYLARTLQVDDGVMEKFNKAIKPLPMHIRLSFSPTQLEEQCRV; encoded by the exons ATGATGTGCCTCCTGCTCGCCCTGGGCCTGGCCCTCACGTGTGGCACCCAGGCTGTCAGCGTCATCCGGACTATGGAGGACCTGGACATCCAAAGG GTGGCAGGGACGTGGCACTCCGTGGCCATGGCGGCCAGCGACATCTCCTTGCTGGACACCGAGAGCGCCCCCCTGAGAGTGAACGTGGAGGAGCTGAGGCCCACGCCCCAGGGCGACCTGGAGATCTTCCTGCAGAAAAG GGACAAGGACGGGTGTGTTAAGGAGAAAATCATCGCAGAAAAAACCGAGATCCCTGCTGTGTTCAAGATCAACT TCCTGAATGAGAATAAGATCTTCGTGTTGGACTCCGACTACACAAACTACCTGCTCTTCTGCATGGAAAACACGGCTGACCCCGAGCGCAGCCTGACCTGCCAGTACCTGG CCAGGACCCTGCAAGTGGACGACGGGGTCATGGAGAAATTCAACAAAGCCATCAAGCCCCTGCCCATGCACATCCGGCTCTCCTTCAGCCCGACCCAGCTGGAAG aGCAGTGCCGCGTCTAG